A stretch of the Candidatus Scalindua japonica genome encodes the following:
- a CDS encoding protein rep has protein sequence MCKCAVKKEEKSRVVTVKNSWRLRALFRIEGLIKEIGQKSRAKRMGICGNTIFVKVKKGDPSNVLYDPQLRCKDRVCPVCNSYRASILSRKVEELGKDMTNPHLLTVTANDQNRSSLKIAFKCYKESIRQLKREKTWWKKYIRGGVEHIEVTYNEGTGWHVHSHMLVDLAVGRKVENMQLTDNGYFLDPLKKDLEHVLLKVGLGTISDIRPVTEGYGKEISKYSMKFGLDIDDDRLKEIIVNMKGKRMVSRFGNCYGRKDIDGTDGENMVTLSPKDEKEYITLGTIKEVVYKCFNETGIDSALVGYALGAVKIGLIKICSADNKLFQDEEVDSS, from the coding sequence ATGTGTAAATGCGCAGTGAAAAAAGAGGAAAAATCTAGAGTTGTAACCGTTAAAAATAGCTGGAGACTTAGAGCTCTTTTCCGTATTGAGGGCCTTATCAAGGAAATCGGCCAAAAATCAAGAGCTAAGAGGATGGGTATATGTGGAAATACTATTTTTGTAAAAGTTAAGAAAGGAGACCCATCCAATGTTTTGTACGATCCGCAACTACGTTGTAAAGATAGAGTCTGTCCTGTGTGTAATTCATACCGTGCATCTATTCTTTCCAGAAAGGTAGAAGAACTTGGTAAAGATATGACAAATCCTCATCTTTTAACCGTTACTGCAAATGATCAGAATAGATCAAGCTTAAAAATTGCTTTCAAATGCTATAAGGAATCAATAAGACAATTAAAGCGTGAGAAAACTTGGTGGAAAAAGTATATCAGGGGAGGGGTTGAACACATAGAGGTCACATACAATGAGGGTACCGGCTGGCATGTTCACTCTCATATGCTCGTTGATCTGGCTGTTGGTCGTAAGGTTGAGAATATGCAGCTTACAGACAATGGCTATTTCCTAGACCCACTAAAAAAAGACCTTGAACATGTTCTCTTAAAAGTTGGCCTTGGCACTATTTCAGATATCAGACCGGTAACTGAAGGATACGGAAAAGAGATTTCAAAGTACTCTATGAAGTTTGGTCTTGATATTGATGATGACAGGCTTAAAGAGATTATAGTTAATATGAAAGGTAAAAGAATGGTGTCAAGGTTTGGGAATTGTTATGGACGCAAAGATATAGACGGTACTGATGGAGAGAACATGGTAACGCTTTCACCGAAAGACGAAAAAGAGTACATAACCTTGGGAACCATTAAGGAGGTTGTTTATAAGTGTTTTAATGAAACTGGGATTGATAGTGCTCTGGTAGGTTATGCTTTGGGAGCAGTAAAGATAGGGCTCATAAAGATATGTTCTGCTGACAATAAACTATTTCAAGATGAGGAAGTAGATTCATCTTGA
- a CDS encoding helix-turn-helix domain-containing protein → MKIEIDDNSLIDEIVKRVVVQLKPMLNNSHNSVDDELMDVKGLAKYLKVKESWVYEKIHTKQIPFQKAGRFPRFRKKNIDKWLENPYSSLYVSIGRSKRKEGMYNE, encoded by the coding sequence ATGAAAATTGAAATTGATGACAATTCACTTATAGATGAGATCGTTAAAAGGGTCGTTGTGCAGTTAAAACCAATGCTTAATAACTCTCATAACTCCGTAGATGATGAGCTAATGGATGTAAAGGGATTAGCTAAGTATCTCAAGGTTAAAGAATCATGGGTGTATGAGAAAATACACACAAAGCAAATACCATTTCAAAAAGCAGGTAGATTCCCTCGGTTCAGAAAGAAGAATATTGACAAATGGCTTGAAAATCCTTACTCTTCCCTTTATGTGTCTATAGGCCGCTCAAAAAGGAAGGAGGGCATGTATAATGAGTAG
- a CDS encoding tyrosine-type recombinase/integrase, which translates to MSRLYKRGNVYWFDFRINGIRYRQSTGQTKRRDAEDFLHDEREKAKTGECAGTKKIKDCTVTVLAAEYSKWVKFQKSYGSKRFFIKHIVETFGNLRVRDLNARIVEQWQTMRLERRKPATINRITSCLRHMITQGQKWEMVDEETAKRVKSVKLLKEDNKRLRFLTLEECHRLIDCCQEHLKPIVTIALHTGMRRGEILGLKWEQVDLKHGFILLDISKNGERREIPINTTLEYLFKEIPRSVESMYVFAGKNGNPLTDIKNSFHAALKNAGILDFRFHDLRHTFASHLVMAGVDLTSVKELLGHKDITMTLRYSHLAPGHKRKAVQVLDRIMEKDEDMVLNNGHNLDTILEKNQNGDCPKSLEEMVGATGFEPATS; encoded by the coding sequence ATGAGTAGGCTCTATAAGCGAGGGAATGTATATTGGTTTGATTTTCGAATCAATGGCATAAGATATAGACAAAGTACTGGTCAAACAAAAAGAAGGGATGCAGAGGATTTTTTACATGACGAGAGAGAGAAGGCAAAGACGGGAGAATGTGCAGGTACAAAAAAGATTAAGGATTGCACAGTAACTGTTCTGGCTGCTGAATATTCAAAATGGGTAAAATTTCAAAAGTCTTACGGTAGTAAGCGATTTTTTATCAAGCACATTGTAGAGACATTTGGAAATTTAAGAGTAAGAGACCTTAATGCCAGAATCGTTGAACAATGGCAAACCATGCGACTGGAACGCCGTAAGCCCGCCACTATAAACCGGATTACAAGTTGTTTAAGGCATATGATTACTCAAGGGCAAAAATGGGAAATGGTGGACGAAGAAACAGCAAAGCGTGTTAAAAGTGTGAAACTACTGAAGGAAGATAATAAGAGACTGCGATTCTTAACCCTTGAAGAGTGCCATAGGCTGATAGATTGTTGTCAGGAGCACTTAAAACCTATTGTCACCATTGCCCTTCATACAGGTATGAGGCGGGGAGAAATCCTGGGCTTAAAATGGGAACAGGTGGATTTAAAGCATGGTTTTATTTTGCTTGATATCAGCAAGAACGGTGAAAGAAGGGAAATCCCGATTAACACAACGCTCGAATATCTTTTTAAAGAAATACCACGTAGTGTTGAAAGTATGTATGTATTTGCCGGCAAAAATGGAAACCCATTAACCGACATAAAGAATAGCTTTCACGCAGCACTAAAAAACGCTGGAATACTTGATTTTAGATTCCATGACCTCCGACATACCTTTGCAAGTCATCTAGTCATGGCTGGTGTAGATTTAACCAGTGTTAAAGAACTTCTGGGCCACAAGGATATAACAATGACGTTAAGGTATTCACACCTTGCCCCAGGGCATAAAAGAAAAGCGGTTCAAGTACTCGATAGGATCATGGAGAAGGATGAAGATATGGTCTTAAATAATGGGCACAATTTGGACACAATTTTAGAGAAAAACCAAAATGGTGATTGTCCTAAGTCCTTGGAGGAAATGGTCGGGGCGACTGGATTCGAACCAGCGACCTCTTGA
- a CDS encoding NAD(P)H-dependent glycerol-3-phosphate dehydrogenase, which translates to MEKPKTTKKIAVLGTGGWGTALSLVLHSKGHDVTLWGSSPGYVELLKKQRENTKYLKGIEIPTDLKITSDIERSQKDTDLIVVAIPTPYARKTLQPFTNYYTPGTPIVSVIKGIENETLMRGSEILSEVFNGPPIALLLGPSHAEEVARRLPTTVVVTSEDIKLATKIQEIFITEHFRVYTNSDVTGVEIGTSVKNVIAIAAGICDGLGFGDNSKAALITRGLAETTRLGVAMGGQRETFSGLAGLGDLITTCVSPYGRNRKVGEFIAKGKKLSQVLEEMDQIAEGILTTKSVCKLAKKYNVEMPITNEIFNVLYEDKDPMKAVKELMLREPKPEIDVT; encoded by the coding sequence ATGGAAAAACCAAAAACAACTAAAAAAATAGCAGTCCTTGGTACAGGTGGTTGGGGCACTGCGCTTTCACTTGTGCTACACAGCAAAGGACACGATGTTACTCTCTGGGGCTCATCACCCGGCTATGTTGAATTATTAAAAAAACAGAGAGAAAATACCAAATACCTGAAGGGTATCGAAATTCCCACTGACTTGAAAATAACATCAGATATTGAAAGATCACAAAAAGACACCGATTTAATAGTAGTTGCCATACCAACTCCTTATGCGAGAAAAACCCTTCAACCATTTACAAACTATTATACTCCCGGAACACCAATTGTAAGCGTAATCAAGGGTATTGAAAACGAAACACTCATGCGCGGAAGCGAAATACTTAGTGAGGTATTTAATGGACCACCAATAGCCCTACTCCTGGGACCAAGTCACGCGGAGGAAGTGGCGAGAAGACTACCGACTACCGTTGTAGTTACATCTGAAGATATTAAACTGGCAACGAAAATCCAGGAGATATTTATTACTGAACACTTTCGTGTTTACACAAACAGCGATGTAACTGGTGTCGAGATTGGAACATCAGTTAAGAATGTCATAGCAATCGCGGCAGGAATATGTGACGGTCTCGGATTTGGGGACAATTCCAAAGCGGCTCTGATAACAAGAGGGCTGGCAGAAACAACACGTTTAGGTGTCGCAATGGGAGGGCAAAGAGAAACATTTTCAGGGCTTGCTGGACTGGGAGATCTAATAACCACCTGTGTCAGTCCCTACGGTAGAAATCGTAAGGTAGGTGAGTTTATTGCAAAAGGCAAAAAGCTGTCCCAGGTATTGGAAGAGATGGACCAGATTGCGGAAGGAATATTAACCACAAAGTCGGTCTGCAAATTAGCAAAAAAATATAATGTTGAAATGCCAATTACAAACGAAATCTTTAACGTACTTTATGAAGATAAAGATCCAATGAAAGCGGTAAAAGAGCTAATGCTCCGTGAACCAAAACCAGAAATAGACGTCACTTAA
- the glyA gene encoding serine hydroxymethyltransferase, whose translation MNTLKKVDPEIYAAIRDEVKRQQTHIELIASENYCSTAVMQAQGSIMTNKYAEGYPDKRWYAGCGTIDIAEKLAVQRAKDIFGAEHVNVQPHSGSSANMAVLFSSLTPGNKILSMDLSHGGHLTHGFKKNFSGQLYEKITYGVSKKTGFIDYDELRKIAKESNPHMIIAGASAYPRELDFAEFKKIADEVGALLLADVAHIAGLIVAGLHQDPVPLADFVTTSTHKTLRGPRGGIILCKSKYASKIDQHIFPGIQGGPLMHVIAAKAVAFKEANTQEFKDAQAQTLKNTNKLCSELQNKDYTIVSGGTDNHLFLIDLSNKNITGTEAQVALEKAGIILNRNMIPFDKRSANDPSGIRMGTPSVTTRGMKEPEMPKIANWIDLALKASNDDNKLKEIKSEVVAFCATYPLYKDITDFED comes from the coding sequence ATGAATACGCTAAAAAAAGTTGATCCTGAAATTTACGCGGCAATCCGCGATGAAGTAAAACGACAGCAGACTCACATTGAATTGATTGCTTCTGAAAATTATTGCAGTACCGCGGTAATGCAGGCACAAGGTTCAATAATGACTAATAAGTATGCCGAAGGATATCCTGACAAACGCTGGTATGCCGGTTGTGGGACGATTGACATAGCTGAAAAACTTGCAGTTCAGAGAGCAAAGGATATATTTGGAGCAGAGCATGTTAATGTCCAACCACATTCAGGTTCGTCGGCAAATATGGCAGTATTGTTCTCCTCATTAACTCCGGGAAATAAAATCCTGAGTATGGACCTTTCACATGGCGGACATCTTACGCATGGCTTTAAAAAGAACTTTTCAGGGCAGTTATACGAGAAAATTACTTATGGAGTAAGTAAAAAGACAGGATTTATAGATTATGATGAATTAAGGAAAATTGCAAAAGAGAGTAATCCACACATGATAATTGCGGGGGCAAGCGCTTACCCAAGAGAGCTGGATTTTGCGGAATTCAAAAAGATTGCGGATGAGGTAGGAGCGTTGTTATTAGCAGATGTTGCTCATATAGCAGGATTGATCGTAGCAGGACTACACCAGGATCCCGTACCACTCGCGGATTTTGTAACAACCTCAACACATAAAACCCTGAGAGGCCCGAGGGGGGGGATAATACTCTGCAAATCTAAATACGCTTCTAAAATAGATCAGCATATATTTCCGGGCATCCAGGGCGGACCACTGATGCACGTTATAGCGGCAAAAGCTGTAGCATTCAAAGAGGCAAATACTCAGGAATTTAAAGACGCGCAGGCCCAGACACTTAAAAACACAAATAAGCTATGTAGTGAGTTACAAAACAAGGACTATACAATCGTTTCAGGCGGCACAGACAACCACCTTTTCCTCATTGACCTTTCAAACAAAAATATCACAGGAACCGAAGCACAGGTAGCCTTGGAAAAAGCGGGTATTATTCTTAACAGAAATATGATCCCATTTGACAAAAGGAGCGCAAACGACCCAAGTGGAATAAGAATGGGTACCCCTTCGGTTACAACACGCGGGATGAAAGAGCCGGAAATGCCAAAAATTGCCAACTGGATTGATCTCGCACTAAAAGCCAGTAATGATGACAACAAATTAAAAGAGATTAAAAGTGAGGTTGTAGCGTTTTGCGCTACTTACCCTCTCTACAAAGATATCACGGATTTTGAAGACTAA
- the prfB gene encoding peptide chain release factor 2 (programmed frameshift) yields MINSIEKQLNPLENRLVHLRDLFDLTSKEKEQEEIETQLADADFWNDKEKAQSTIKRLKELKELTVPFHELQKTLNDVVDLSELAEEESEDGDAELEAEIAKDLQSFTQQLEKLELRMMLNGPNDSCNAFLNIHAGAGGTESCDWASMLLRMYSMWAERNNFSMETIDLLPGEEAGIKRVTTMIKGSYAFGYLKSEIGVHRLVRISPFDSNSRRHTSFVAIDVIPEIDADIDIEINEKDLKTDTYRSSGAGGQHVNKTSSAVRITHIPTGIIVQCQNDRSQHKNRATAMKMLKSKLYQIKEKEREKEFSNAYDEKGEIAWGHQIRSYVLQPYTMIKDLRTGEETGKAQAFLDGEIDGFLTSYLKWKIGK; encoded by the exons ATGATCAATAGTATTGAAAAGCAGCTAAATCCGTTAGAAAACAGGCTAGTACATTTAAGGGAC CTCTTTGACCTGACTTCCAAGGAAAAAGAGCAGGAAGAGATAGAGACGCAGCTTGCAGATGCTGATTTCTGGAACGACAAGGAAAAAGCACAATCTACGATAAAAAGGCTCAAGGAATTAAAAGAACTGACCGTTCCTTTTCACGAATTACAAAAAACGCTAAATGATGTTGTTGATTTATCAGAACTTGCAGAAGAAGAGAGCGAGGACGGCGATGCAGAGCTTGAAGCGGAAATAGCGAAAGACCTGCAGTCATTTACCCAGCAGCTTGAAAAACTTGAGTTACGTATGATGCTGAACGGGCCAAATGATAGTTGTAACGCATTTCTTAATATACATGCCGGTGCTGGAGGTACTGAATCATGCGATTGGGCCTCTATGCTTTTAAGAATGTATAGCATGTGGGCCGAAAGAAACAATTTTTCCATGGAAACAATTGATCTTTTGCCCGGTGAAGAGGCGGGGATTAAAAGAGTAACTACAATGATTAAAGGTAGTTACGCCTTTGGTTATCTAAAATCAGAGATTGGTGTCCACCGTCTGGTCCGTATATCGCCATTCGATTCTAATAGCAGGCGCCATACCTCATTTGTAGCAATTGATGTCATCCCTGAAATTGATGCTGACATAGATATAGAAATTAACGAAAAAGATTTAAAAACCGATACTTACCGTTCTTCCGGCGCAGGAGGCCAGCACGTCAACAAAACATCTTCTGCTGTTAGAATTACACATATACCAACAGGCATTATTGTACAATGCCAGAACGACAGATCTCAGCATAAAAACAGAGCTACGGCCATGAAAATGTTGAAATCAAAGCTATATCAAATAAAAGAAAAAGAACGCGAGAAAGAGTTTTCGAATGCATATGATGAAAAGGGTGAAATTGCGTGGGGTCATCAGATCAGGTCGTATGTACTGCAACCCTATACAATGATAAAGGACTTACGAACTGGAGAAGAAACCGGTAAAGCACAGGCGTTCCTTGACGGTGAAATTGATGGTTTTCTTACATCATATTTAAAATGGAAGATCGGCAAATAA
- a CDS encoding 16S rRNA (uracil(1498)-N(3))-methyltransferase has translation MNLIILSKNDFIEGTEQVSIQDYRLEHIINVNKSSVGDGLRVGLVNGNIGNGMITRIEENKVEMNVVLDRKPPAPLQLTLIFAMVRPRVFKRVITQVSAMGIKKIIVINSYRVEKSFWKSPVLGKKSLNKYLITGLEQGQDTIVPDVLVRPLFKPFVEDELPDIIKGTEPFVAHPYTSEPCPYNIGSPVTLAIGPEGGFIPYEVEKLIECGFTAVHLGERTLHVESVISGLVLRLM, from the coding sequence ATGAACCTTATCATTCTGTCTAAAAATGATTTTATAGAAGGTACAGAACAGGTCAGTATTCAGGACTACCGACTTGAACATATCATTAACGTAAATAAGTCATCAGTTGGAGATGGTCTGCGTGTGGGTTTGGTAAACGGAAATATTGGAAACGGCATGATTACACGTATTGAAGAGAACAAGGTTGAAATGAATGTGGTCCTGGACAGGAAACCACCTGCACCACTTCAACTCACACTTATCTTTGCTATGGTAAGGCCCAGAGTTTTTAAACGTGTCATCACGCAGGTCAGTGCGATGGGAATCAAAAAAATCATAGTTATTAACTCATATCGTGTAGAGAAAAGTTTCTGGAAAAGTCCTGTGTTGGGGAAAAAAAGTTTAAACAAATATCTGATTACCGGACTTGAGCAGGGGCAGGACACTATTGTTCCGGATGTTTTGGTTCGTCCATTGTTTAAGCCTTTTGTGGAAGATGAACTGCCTGATATTATAAAAGGCACAGAGCCATTCGTCGCCCACCCATACACGTCAGAACCATGCCCATACAATATTGGAAGTCCAGTAACGCTTGCAATAGGTCCTGAAGGGGGATTCATCCCGTATGAAGTCGAAAAACTAATTGAGTGCGGATTTACTGCTGTCCATCTGGGAGAAAGGACCCTGCATGTAGAGAGTGTGATTTCCGGCCTTGTATTAAGATTGATGTAG
- a CDS encoding DUF1566 domain-containing protein has protein sequence MKKYLLPILIVSFALLSVPVTQAEEESQITLRSTYRDLITFQVQVIMNTFIVNKHNYGFYGHSTINNNFESKSVDGDSVVIDHTTGLSWLQSGSESEMDWAKAKQWVKDLNDTGYAGYSDWRLPTVEEAISLLEPVINTSNLYIDPLFDAKQTGIWTGDENDSASYLDGAWCVRFVGGYGGGNACWVYDNASNYVRPVRSVD, from the coding sequence ATGAAAAAATATCTACTACCTATTCTGATCGTATCATTTGCACTTCTTTCAGTTCCTGTAACACAGGCAGAAGAAGAATCGCAGATAACCCTGCGTTCAACTTATAGAGATTTAATTACTTTTCAGGTGCAGGTAATCATGAACACTTTTATCGTCAATAAACATAATTATGGGTTTTACGGACATAGTACAATCAATAATAATTTTGAAAGCAAGTCTGTTGATGGAGATAGCGTGGTAATAGATCATACCACAGGCTTAAGTTGGCTTCAATCCGGCTCTGAAAGTGAAATGGATTGGGCTAAAGCGAAGCAATGGGTAAAGGATTTAAACGACACAGGATATGCGGGGTATTCTGACTGGAGATTACCTACTGTGGAAGAAGCAATATCACTGCTGGAGCCAGTTATAAATACCAGTAACCTTTACATTGATCCTCTTTTCGATGCAAAGCAAACCGGTATCTGGACAGGCGATGAAAACGATAGCGCCAGTTATCTGGATGGAGCGTGGTGTGTGCGCTTCGTTGGTGGTTACGGCGGTGGTAACGCGTGCTGGGTATATGATAATGCCAGCAACTATGTGCGACCGGTCCGCTCAGTTGACTAA
- a CDS encoding pentapeptide repeat-containing protein gives MADITREKIIKRIKRGQSLERADLSKLDFSCADLSDAKFRGVRFTGAFLGYVNLSRADLSGADLSNAKLHDAILENANLNNANLDGVNLKDANLKNSDLKNANLQNSNLKNANLRNSCLVSADFENADLTNADISGANIFHYKTYGWKIDGIKCTHIYNYPFFASEVERVGSRVEFAKKQFEEKYKMIPTIKLLLSGGLLIPDLYKICRIIGKINKMYKVEIGIVGMELEMNRIIFTLKDDSNSDLEKIGGMIVQEYENRDLDNNLLEIIKKNKQLCVGLKNLDIYEPHLEAPNVFSQPFQVTVDIVNKGLIDRPGMVMRPDSASVQEIKMSVIDNYINNEKEINKVLIDFDTMVSKEMQNQVKGLKNALKKKKVDDVLVAWKMIKKMFDRTEEITETDNKASPLPYRAIELYHKLDGWFGEVR, from the coding sequence ATGGCAGATATCACCCGAGAAAAAATTATAAAGAGAATTAAGAGAGGCCAGAGTCTCGAAAGAGCAGACCTGAGTAAACTGGATTTCAGCTGTGCCGATCTCAGCGATGCAAAATTTCGAGGCGTCAGGTTCACCGGTGCTTTTCTCGGCTATGTCAACCTGAGTAGAGCAGACCTCAGTGGAGCAGACCTCAGCAATGCCAAACTTCACGATGCTATTCTTGAAAATGCAAATCTTAATAATGCGAATCTGGATGGTGTCAATCTCAAGGACGCTAACCTCAAAAATTCGGATCTCAAGAATGCCAATCTTCAAAATTCAAACTTAAAAAATGCCAATTTGAGAAATTCATGTCTTGTGTCGGCAGATTTCGAGAACGCTGATCTGACAAATGCGGATATCTCCGGTGCAAATATTTTTCACTATAAAACATATGGATGGAAAATTGATGGAATTAAATGTACACATATTTATAATTATCCATTTTTTGCATCTGAAGTAGAACGGGTAGGGAGCAGGGTAGAATTTGCAAAAAAACAGTTTGAAGAGAAGTATAAAATGATACCGACTATTAAACTTTTACTGAGCGGAGGTTTACTCATACCGGATCTCTATAAGATATGCAGAATAATTGGAAAAATAAACAAAATGTATAAGGTAGAGATAGGTATTGTTGGGATGGAATTGGAAATGAACAGAATCATTTTCACGTTAAAAGATGATAGTAACAGCGATCTGGAGAAAATTGGGGGTATGATTGTGCAAGAATATGAAAATCGTGATCTTGACAACAATCTTTTAGAAATAATCAAAAAGAATAAACAGTTGTGTGTCGGTCTAAAAAATCTTGATATTTATGAACCTCACCTGGAGGCGCCTAATGTATTCAGTCAGCCTTTCCAGGTGACGGTGGATATTGTGAATAAAGGTCTGATTGATCGTCCTGGAATGGTGATGAGGCCTGACTCAGCCTCGGTTCAAGAGATCAAAATGTCTGTTATAGACAACTATATCAACAACGAAAAAGAAATTAACAAGGTCCTGATTGATTTCGATACCATGGTGTCAAAAGAAATGCAAAATCAGGTTAAAGGGTTAAAGAACGCTCTAAAGAAGAAAAAAGTGGATGATGTATTAGTGGCATGGAAGATGATTAAGAAGATGTTTGACAGAACTGAAGAGATAACAGAAACTGATAACAAAGCTTCCCCGTTACCTTATAGAGCTATTGAACTGTATCATAAGTTAGATGGTTGGTTTGGTGAAGTGAGGTGA
- a CDS encoding SDR family oxidoreductase, translated as MKNRKYTLQNIQECIVTLETLVKDSKQLASLSSHEKKRLFTAAGKIARPSTEERKKRRKDEKIAKKQGLKKADRIARRNTGIRDARRKEVFSAPKELPMDRIELELKPEELSSGRNCYVCKAEFTTLHHFYDSMCKSCGDLNYRKRFQTASLNGKVALITGSRLKIGYHATLKLLRAGATVIATTRFPVDSAERFEKEEDFVDWKGRLHIHGLDLRHTPSVEIFASYIEQSYDRLDILINNAAQTVRRPPGFYAHLIENESKQLDGLSEDVQCLLGDFEACKSQLTVLCRNGTEQSASLPVTWHGQGPGIGLRASASLSQIPYKFDNSIVAADVFPKGKFDVDLQQVDLRKTNSWRLKLGEIETPEMLEVQLVNAVAPFVLCNRLANLMKRNNTGQKHIVNVTAVEGKFYRFKKSDRHPHTNMAKAALNMLTHTSAGDFAKYGIFMNAVDTGWVTDEDPTELSQFKQKVHDFEPPLDIVDGAARVCDPFFDGILTGKHWVGKFLKDYFPIDW; from the coding sequence ATGAAAAACAGAAAATATACATTACAAAACATACAAGAATGTATTGTAACCCTTGAAACTTTGGTTAAAGACAGCAAACAGCTTGCCTCTTTAAGCAGTCATGAAAAAAAAAGATTATTTACGGCAGCGGGTAAAATTGCAAGGCCATCGACTGAAGAGAGGAAAAAGCGCCGTAAAGATGAAAAGATTGCAAAAAAACAGGGACTAAAAAAAGCGGACCGAATTGCCAGACGCAATACCGGAATACGTGATGCCAGACGAAAAGAGGTATTCAGTGCTCCGAAAGAATTGCCGATGGACCGTATCGAATTGGAGCTTAAACCTGAAGAACTGAGTTCAGGGCGTAATTGTTACGTCTGTAAAGCTGAGTTTACAACGCTTCATCATTTTTATGATTCTATGTGTAAATCCTGTGGTGATCTGAATTATAGAAAACGGTTTCAAACAGCATCACTTAACGGGAAAGTTGCGTTAATTACCGGATCACGGCTCAAGATTGGTTATCATGCGACATTGAAGCTGCTTCGTGCTGGTGCTACGGTGATTGCCACCACTCGTTTCCCTGTTGATTCTGCAGAGAGATTTGAAAAGGAAGAAGATTTTGTTGATTGGAAAGGGCGTCTGCATATTCATGGACTTGATTTGCGTCATACTCCAAGTGTAGAAATTTTTGCCAGCTATATAGAGCAGAGCTATGATCGCCTTGACATACTGATTAATAATGCTGCTCAGACTGTTCGACGTCCTCCAGGATTTTACGCGCATTTAATAGAAAATGAATCAAAACAATTAGACGGCTTATCGGAAGATGTACAGTGCCTTCTTGGTGACTTTGAAGCCTGCAAAAGTCAGTTGACAGTGCTTTGCCGGAACGGAACAGAACAAAGCGCCTCTCTTCCTGTTACATGGCACGGACAAGGTCCTGGGATTGGGTTGCGTGCATCCGCAAGTCTTTCGCAAATTCCGTATAAATTTGACAATTCTATAGTTGCCGCTGATGTATTTCCAAAAGGCAAATTCGATGTTGATCTTCAGCAGGTTGATTTACGAAAAACAAATAGTTGGCGCCTGAAGCTTGGTGAGATTGAAACCCCGGAAATGTTGGAAGTACAATTGGTGAATGCTGTCGCTCCATTTGTTTTGTGTAATCGCCTGGCGAATTTGATGAAACGCAATAATACCGGACAAAAACACATTGTGAACGTAACAGCAGTGGAAGGAAAGTTTTACCGATTTAAAAAGTCAGATCGCCATCCCCATACAAATATGGCAAAGGCCGCATTAAATATGTTGACCCATACCTCCGCAGGCGATTTTGCAAAATATGGTATTTTTATGAATGCAGTAGATACCGGTTGGGTGACTGATGAAGACCCGACCGAACTTTCACAATTTAAACAAAAAGTACATGACTTTGAACCCCCCTTGGATATTGTGGATGGTGCGGCGAGAGTTTGTGATCCGTTCTTTGATGGAATTCTTACGGGTAAGCATTGGGTCGGGAAATTTCTGAAGGACTACTTCCCAATCGACTGGTAA